Proteins encoded within one genomic window of Prauserella marina:
- a CDS encoding RidA family protein, with product MSRRSIHLDGFSHENPVPAASRIGGLVATGAVHGGGRGSAPEEFPSDFGEQTTRMFERVAAILAKAGGGLDDALKFSVRLAAPEHRDELNRQWCAVFPDPASRPARQVSIGTTRPHILVQCEVLAFVTGGRDD from the coding sequence GTGAGCAGGCGCAGCATTCATCTCGACGGCTTCTCCCACGAGAACCCCGTCCCGGCAGCGAGCCGCATCGGTGGCCTCGTCGCCACCGGTGCCGTGCACGGTGGTGGCAGGGGAAGCGCTCCGGAGGAGTTCCCCTCGGACTTCGGCGAGCAGACCACCCGGATGTTCGAGCGGGTCGCGGCGATCCTCGCCAAGGCCGGGGGCGGCCTCGACGACGCGCTCAAGTTCTCCGTGCGGCTCGCCGCGCCGGAGCACCGCGACGAGCTGAACAGACAGTGGTGCGCTGTGTTTCCCGATCCGGCCTCACGGCCCGCCCGGCAGGTGAGCATCGGCACCACCAGGCCGCACATCCTCGTCCAGTGCGAGGTGCTCGCGTTCGTGACCGGTGGTCGTGATGACTGA
- a CDS encoding NAD-dependent succinate-semialdehyde dehydrogenase, which yields MTYPDTQLFIDDQWLDAAESRTIDVRNPASGQVIGRVAHASRQDLDRAADSVRRGFEVWRDYTPAQRSKIMRKAAELLRARADEIAALMTREQGKPLVEAKGEILAGADIIDWFAEEGFRVYGRTVPHRANPAIQQLVVKDPVGPVAAFTPWNFPINQVVRKLGAGLASGCSMVVKAPEETPASPAALVRAFQDAGLPAGVLALVYGDPAEISEYLIAHPAIRKITFTGSTAVGKQLAALAGRQMKRVSMELGGHAPVIVCEDADVELAVKAMSRAKFRNAGQVCISPTRFLVHDSVRQEFSKALAEFATGLNVGDGLAEGTEMGPLANSRRIDAMSALYADAVERGATVLSGGERIGDAGNFWAPTVLDDVPAEAKLFNEEPFGPVAAIRGFQDLGDAIAEANRLSYGLAGYAFTRSLATADQLTRKVEVGMLWVNMPAMPSAELPFGGVKDSGYGTEGGPEAMEAYLNTRSVAIAH from the coding sequence ATGACCTATCCAGACACCCAGCTCTTCATCGACGATCAGTGGCTGGATGCGGCGGAGAGCCGCACGATCGACGTGCGGAACCCGGCCAGCGGCCAGGTCATCGGCCGCGTGGCCCACGCGAGCAGGCAGGATCTCGACCGCGCCGCCGACTCGGTGCGGCGCGGCTTCGAGGTGTGGCGTGACTACACGCCCGCCCAGCGAAGCAAGATCATGCGCAAGGCAGCCGAGTTGCTGCGCGCCCGCGCCGATGAAATCGCCGCGCTGATGACGCGCGAGCAGGGCAAGCCGCTGGTGGAGGCCAAGGGCGAAATTCTCGCGGGCGCCGACATCATCGACTGGTTCGCCGAGGAGGGCTTCCGGGTCTACGGCCGCACCGTCCCGCACCGCGCGAACCCCGCGATCCAGCAGCTGGTCGTCAAGGACCCGGTGGGCCCGGTCGCGGCCTTCACGCCGTGGAACTTCCCGATCAACCAGGTGGTGCGCAAGCTCGGAGCGGGTCTGGCCTCGGGCTGCTCGATGGTCGTCAAGGCACCGGAGGAGACTCCGGCCAGCCCGGCGGCGCTCGTGCGCGCCTTCCAGGACGCCGGTCTGCCCGCCGGGGTGCTCGCGCTGGTGTACGGCGATCCGGCCGAGATCTCGGAGTACCTGATCGCCCACCCGGCGATCCGCAAGATCACCTTCACCGGTTCGACCGCGGTCGGCAAGCAGCTCGCGGCGCTGGCAGGCAGGCAGATGAAGCGCGTGTCGATGGAGCTGGGCGGGCACGCGCCGGTCATCGTGTGCGAGGACGCCGATGTCGAGCTCGCCGTCAAGGCGATGTCGAGGGCGAAGTTCCGCAACGCGGGCCAGGTCTGCATCTCGCCGACGCGATTCCTCGTGCACGACTCCGTGCGCCAGGAGTTCTCCAAGGCGCTCGCGGAGTTCGCGACCGGCCTCAACGTCGGCGACGGGCTGGCGGAGGGCACCGAGATGGGCCCGCTGGCCAACTCCCGGCGTATCGACGCGATGTCGGCCCTGTATGCCGATGCCGTCGAGCGCGGCGCGACGGTGCTCTCGGGCGGCGAGCGCATCGGCGACGCCGGTAATTTCTGGGCTCCCACCGTGCTCGACGACGTGCCGGCCGAGGCCAAGCTGTTCAACGAGGAGCCCTTCGGCCCGGTCGCGGCGATCCGCGGCTTCCAGGACCTGGGTGACGCGATCGCCGAAGCCAACCGGCTCTCCTACGGCCTGGCCGGGTACGCCTTCACCAGGTCGCTGGCCACGGCCGACCAGCTGACCCGCAAGGTCGAGGTCGGCATGCTGTGGGTGAACATGCCGGCCATGCCCTCGGCCGAGCTGCCGTTCGGTGGTGTGAAGGACTCGGGCTACGGCACCGAGGGCGGCCCCGAGGCGATGGAGGCATACCTGAACACGCGCTCGGTCGCCATCGCGCACTGA
- a CDS encoding IlvD/Edd family dehydratase: MQPDNDGSPRRSAAWFGLDGKLGFVHRSKMYNQGYSASMFDGRPVIGICNSWSDLAPCNAHLRQVAEAVKRGVLMAGGVPLEFPTISLGETLMRPSAMLFRNLMSMDVEETLRANPLDGVVLLGGCDKTVPAQLMGALSADLPAVMVTGGPMLNGKFRGCDAGSGTHVWQFSEEVRAGRMSKEDFSIAEACLSRSAGHCTTMGTASTMACLTEALGLSLPGSAAIPAVDAQRHRIAEQAGGRVVEMVEEGLTPSSILDRRSFENAIRVNAAIGGSTNAVVHLLAIAGRAEVDLALDDFDTLAGQIPLLVDLLPSGRFLMEEFAYAGGVPAVIKELGDLLHTDAATVTGRCLGDNCADARNWGPEVIRSRAEPLREAGSHTAVLRGNLAPDGAVIKVSAASGELMRHSGTALVFDTIEEYHDQADSPGLPVEASTVLVVRNAGPSGYPGMPEIGNLAIPKKLLDAGVRDMVRITDGRMSGTSYGTVVLHVAPEAAAGGPLALLRTGDTVTLDVPGRRIDMDVPEDELRRRAAELAPADDTGSGYAWLYRKHVRQADTGADFDFLKGRRGHAVPRRHL; this comes from the coding sequence ATGCAACCAGACAACGACGGGTCACCCCGGCGCAGCGCCGCGTGGTTCGGCCTCGACGGCAAGCTCGGCTTCGTTCACCGGTCGAAGATGTACAACCAGGGGTATTCGGCGTCGATGTTCGACGGGCGGCCCGTGATCGGGATCTGCAACAGCTGGTCGGACCTGGCACCCTGCAACGCCCATCTGCGGCAGGTCGCCGAGGCGGTCAAGCGCGGCGTGCTGATGGCGGGCGGTGTTCCGCTGGAGTTCCCGACGATCTCGCTCGGCGAGACGCTGATGCGGCCGTCGGCGATGTTGTTCCGCAACCTCATGTCGATGGACGTGGAGGAGACGTTGCGGGCCAACCCGCTCGACGGCGTCGTGCTGCTCGGCGGCTGCGACAAGACGGTGCCCGCGCAGCTGATGGGCGCGCTCAGCGCCGACCTGCCCGCCGTGATGGTCACCGGTGGCCCGATGCTCAACGGCAAGTTCCGCGGCTGCGACGCCGGATCCGGCACGCACGTGTGGCAGTTCAGCGAAGAGGTCCGCGCCGGCCGGATGAGCAAAGAGGACTTCTCCATCGCGGAGGCGTGCCTTTCGCGCAGCGCGGGGCACTGCACCACGATGGGCACGGCCTCAACCATGGCGTGCCTGACCGAGGCGCTGGGCCTTTCACTGCCAGGCAGTGCCGCCATTCCCGCCGTGGACGCGCAACGCCACCGCATCGCCGAGCAGGCGGGCGGCCGCGTCGTGGAGATGGTGGAGGAGGGCCTGACCCCGTCGTCCATTTTGGACCGAAGGTCGTTCGAGAACGCGATCCGAGTGAACGCGGCCATCGGCGGCTCAACCAACGCCGTGGTGCATCTGCTCGCGATCGCGGGCCGCGCGGAGGTCGACCTCGCGCTCGACGACTTCGACACGCTCGCCGGGCAGATCCCGCTGCTCGTGGACCTGCTGCCCTCAGGGCGGTTCCTGATGGAGGAGTTCGCCTACGCGGGCGGCGTGCCCGCGGTGATCAAGGAACTGGGCGACCTGCTGCACACCGACGCCGCCACCGTCACCGGCCGCTGCCTCGGCGACAACTGCGCCGACGCGCGCAACTGGGGACCCGAGGTGATCCGCAGCCGCGCCGAGCCCCTGCGCGAGGCCGGTAGCCACACCGCCGTGCTGCGCGGAAACCTCGCGCCGGACGGCGCCGTGATCAAGGTGTCGGCCGCGTCCGGAGAACTGATGCGCCACAGCGGGACGGCGCTGGTCTTCGACACGATCGAGGAGTACCACGACCAGGCCGACTCGCCTGGCCTCCCTGTCGAAGCCTCGACCGTGCTCGTGGTGCGCAACGCCGGGCCGTCCGGCTACCCGGGAATGCCGGAGATCGGCAACCTGGCGATCCCGAAGAAACTGCTCGACGCGGGCGTGCGGGACATGGTCCGCATCACCGACGGCCGGATGAGCGGCACCTCCTACGGCACGGTCGTGCTCCACGTCGCGCCCGAGGCGGCGGCCGGAGGGCCGCTCGCGCTGCTGCGCACCGGCGACACCGTGACGCTCGACGTGCCGGGGCGCCGCATCGACATGGACGTGCCGGAGGACGAGCTGCGCCGCAGGGCGGCCGAACTCGCCCCCGCGGACGACACCGGTTCCGGTTACGCGTGGCTGTACCGCAAGCACGTCCGCCAGGCCGACACCGGTGCCGACTTCGACTTCCTCAAGGGCAGGCGCGGGCACGCGGTGCCCCGCAGGCATCTCTGA
- a CDS encoding amidohydrolase family protein, which translates to MTERPDYALFDPSPREPRLPVPQGACDSQVHIFGDTRRFPVKPDAAYVVPEATVEEMLRMHKTLGIERGVIVQSTAYGTDHGALIEALRIAGPSYRGCGVVDDSVDDDQLHRMHQAGVRGARFNFHPKLKNALPTPEQVRRTAERVVPLGWHLKLHMNGIDPREVTPLLADVETDVVIDHMGPLQYGHGLDDPHFRHVLDLLARGNWWIMLSNGDRRSVTGYPWDDATAYARTYVERAPGRVLWATDWPHPLHPGPVPNDGELLDLLARYAPEAEARHRILVENPRRLFGFSSGEHDE; encoded by the coding sequence ATGACTGAGCGGCCCGACTACGCACTCTTCGACCCGTCACCGCGCGAACCCCGGTTGCCCGTCCCGCAAGGGGCGTGCGACAGCCAGGTGCACATCTTCGGTGACACCCGGCGATTTCCGGTGAAACCGGACGCGGCCTACGTCGTGCCAGAGGCGACCGTGGAGGAAATGCTGCGCATGCACAAGACGCTCGGCATCGAGCGCGGCGTCATCGTGCAGTCCACCGCATACGGCACCGACCACGGTGCCTTGATCGAGGCACTGCGGATCGCGGGACCTTCCTACCGCGGCTGCGGTGTCGTCGACGACTCGGTGGACGACGACCAGTTGCACCGCATGCACCAGGCCGGTGTCCGCGGCGCGCGCTTCAACTTCCACCCCAAGCTGAAGAACGCGCTGCCCACGCCGGAACAGGTGCGGCGGACCGCCGAGCGCGTGGTTCCGCTGGGCTGGCATCTCAAGCTGCACATGAACGGCATCGATCCGCGCGAGGTCACTCCGCTGCTGGCTGACGTCGAGACCGATGTCGTGATCGACCACATGGGACCGTTGCAGTACGGGCACGGGCTCGACGACCCGCACTTCCGGCACGTGCTCGATCTGCTGGCACGAGGAAACTGGTGGATCATGCTGTCCAATGGGGACCGCCGGTCGGTCACCGGGTACCCGTGGGACGACGCCACCGCCTACGCCCGTACCTATGTGGAGCGAGCGCCCGGCCGCGTGCTGTGGGCCACGGACTGGCCCCACCCGCTGCATCCGGGGCCGGTGCCCAACGACGGCGAACTACTCGACCTGCTGGCGCGTTATGCGCCCGAAGCCGAGGCACGGCACCGGATCCTGGTCGAGAATCCACGGCGACTGTTCGGCTTTTCCAGCGGTGAGCACGATGAGTGA
- a CDS encoding Nramp family divalent metal transporter: MSTQDAPRAELEDAYRLRAEDTREAPTTLRGRLRYLGPGIILTASVVGSGELIVTTSLGARAGFVLLWMVIVGATVKVWVQMELARWAILNGKTALAGYSTVPPKIGRMGWINWLWIGLDLAKNFQRGGVIGGTAAACSILFPIVGESLSSGSLAVWAVVITALTIGLLRSNRYSVVEALTTWSVAIFTLSTVAIVLVLPFTPFSYSGGDFADGLSFAIPAGTVGLAVAMFGSTGVGADDMTNYTYWCLEKGYARWTGPDDGTEERAKRAEGWIKVMQLDVFVSWLICTVTTLSFYVVGASVLHPQGLVPEGNAVITTVSRIYTDTLGPWAEILFLFGAIVVLFSTNIASAAAVPRLWTNTLGLLGVIDWHDVTVRARVLKIFTFTLPVLWLVMFLFVQSPLVMMQIGAIATGIFLLAVLVAVWRLRTLEVDARFKRNRWLTAAFVVSSIAIFLLAIYTVSEVFGIKVAGT; encoded by the coding sequence ATGTCAACCCAAGACGCGCCGAGGGCGGAGCTTGAGGACGCCTACCGGCTCCGGGCCGAGGACACCAGGGAAGCGCCGACGACATTGCGCGGTCGGCTGCGCTACCTGGGTCCCGGCATCATCCTGACGGCCTCGGTGGTGGGATCGGGCGAGCTGATCGTCACGACCTCGCTTGGTGCCCGCGCGGGATTCGTCCTGCTGTGGATGGTGATCGTCGGTGCGACGGTCAAGGTCTGGGTCCAGATGGAGCTGGCCCGCTGGGCGATTCTCAACGGCAAGACCGCGCTCGCCGGGTACTCCACCGTCCCGCCCAAGATCGGCCGCATGGGCTGGATCAACTGGCTCTGGATCGGACTCGATCTCGCGAAGAACTTCCAGCGTGGTGGCGTGATCGGCGGAACGGCCGCCGCGTGTTCGATCCTGTTTCCCATCGTCGGCGAGTCGCTGAGCTCAGGATCGCTGGCTGTGTGGGCGGTTGTGATCACCGCACTGACGATCGGGTTGTTGCGCAGCAACCGCTACAGCGTCGTGGAAGCGCTCACCACGTGGTCGGTCGCGATCTTCACACTCAGCACGGTCGCGATCGTGCTGGTGCTGCCGTTCACCCCGTTCTCCTACAGCGGGGGCGACTTCGCCGACGGACTGAGCTTCGCCATTCCGGCGGGCACGGTCGGCCTTGCCGTGGCCATGTTCGGCTCGACCGGTGTCGGAGCCGACGACATGACCAACTACACCTACTGGTGCCTTGAGAAGGGCTACGCGCGCTGGACCGGTCCCGACGACGGCACCGAGGAGCGGGCCAAGCGTGCCGAGGGCTGGATCAAGGTGATGCAGCTCGACGTGTTCGTGTCGTGGCTCATCTGCACGGTCACCACGTTGTCGTTCTACGTGGTGGGCGCGAGCGTGCTGCACCCGCAGGGCCTGGTGCCCGAGGGCAACGCCGTGATCACCACGGTGTCGCGGATCTACACCGACACGCTTGGCCCGTGGGCCGAGATCCTGTTCCTGTTCGGTGCCATCGTCGTGTTGTTCTCCACCAACATCGCCTCCGCGGCCGCCGTCCCCCGGCTGTGGACGAACACGCTCGGGTTGCTCGGTGTGATCGACTGGCACGACGTCACGGTTCGCGCGCGAGTGCTGAAGATCTTCACCTTCACCCTGCCCGTGCTGTGGCTGGTGATGTTCCTGTTCGTCCAGTCGCCGCTGGTGATGATGCAGATCGGCGCGATCGCGACCGGGATCTTCCTGCTTGCCGTGCTCGTCGCCGTGTGGCGCTTGCGCACGCTGGAGGTGGACGCGCGCTTCAAACGCAACCGCTGGCTCACCGCCGCGTTCGTCGTCAGCAGCATCGCGATCTTCCTGCTGGCGATCTACACGGTGTCGGAGGTGTTCGGCATCAAGGTCGCGGGCACGTAG
- a CDS encoding MFS transporter, with the protein MSEPGVTAARAPRAERLSRAHRKALGAAVLGWTVDMYDLLVILHVASYVSAAFFPAEAGSLVGLTATYATFAVSLVVRPLGALVFGSFADRAGRRPAMMLAVIGAGVSTALMGLLPGVATLGIAAPVLLIVLRIVQGMFVGGITASTHTLATETLPERWRGMAAGLIKGGGASLAVVVINLLVIALGALLGQAAFADWGWRVLFVVALAGSIVNYLVLRRVEESPAWVARQAARGTSPAKIQPGRALFSRRWRTVTLAAVAIVFTASAPYYLTTGILPTVYKQVLHMSQDSASLFLIVNVVLSAAVAVVCGHLSQRVGRRKVFLVSGAACLVLIPGLYLVMSTGPGEWLLLVCGAVMVMASGAISAPLIIFVNELFPTEIRSTATAFSWNVGYGLSGLLPTLVTGISAGVSSIIPTLIVVSAVLSAVFLALTLRAKETRGALNES; encoded by the coding sequence ATGAGTGAGCCCGGTGTGACGGCGGCGCGCGCGCCACGAGCCGAGCGGCTGTCGCGGGCCCACCGCAAGGCACTCGGGGCCGCGGTGCTCGGCTGGACCGTCGACATGTACGACCTGCTGGTGATTCTGCACGTCGCGTCGTATGTGTCGGCGGCGTTCTTCCCCGCGGAGGCCGGATCGCTGGTCGGGCTCACCGCCACGTACGCGACCTTCGCGGTGAGCCTCGTCGTCCGGCCGCTCGGGGCACTGGTGTTCGGTTCCTTCGCCGACCGGGCGGGCCGCAGGCCCGCGATGATGCTGGCCGTGATCGGCGCCGGGGTTTCGACGGCGCTCATGGGTCTACTGCCGGGCGTGGCGACGCTCGGGATCGCCGCGCCGGTGCTGTTGATCGTGCTGCGCATCGTGCAAGGCATGTTCGTGGGAGGCATCACGGCCTCGACGCACACGCTCGCCACCGAGACGCTGCCCGAACGCTGGCGAGGCATGGCGGCCGGCTTGATCAAGGGTGGCGGCGCGAGCTTGGCCGTCGTGGTGATCAACCTGCTCGTGATCGCCCTCGGCGCGTTGCTCGGGCAGGCGGCGTTCGCCGACTGGGGCTGGCGGGTGCTGTTCGTGGTCGCGCTCGCGGGGTCGATCGTGAACTACCTCGTGCTGCGCAGGGTCGAGGAGTCTCCGGCGTGGGTGGCACGGCAAGCCGCCCGCGGCACCTCCCCGGCGAAGATCCAGCCAGGCAGGGCACTGTTCTCCCGCCGGTGGCGGACCGTGACGTTGGCCGCCGTCGCCATCGTGTTCACCGCGTCGGCGCCCTACTACCTCACCACGGGCATCCTGCCGACGGTCTACAAGCAGGTGCTGCACATGTCCCAGGACTCGGCGAGCTTGTTCCTGATCGTCAACGTGGTGCTGTCGGCGGCGGTCGCGGTGGTGTGCGGGCACCTGAGCCAGCGCGTGGGGCGCAGGAAGGTCTTCCTCGTCTCCGGCGCGGCCTGTCTGGTGCTGATCCCCGGGCTGTACCTGGTGATGTCGACCGGGCCGGGGGAGTGGCTGCTGCTGGTGTGCGGCGCCGTGATGGTGATGGCCTCGGGAGCGATCAGCGCTCCGCTGATCATCTTTGTCAACGAGCTGTTCCCCACCGAGATCCGTTCCACGGCCACGGCGTTTTCGTGGAACGTCGGCTACGGGCTGAGCGGGTTGCTGCCGACCTTGGTGACCGGCATCAGCGCGGGAGTCTCCTCGATCATCCCGACGCTGATCGTGGTGAGCGCTGTGCTTTCGGCGGTTTTCCTGGCCCTGACCCTGCGAGCCAAGGAGACGCGTGGTGCGCTCAACGAGAGCTGA
- a CDS encoding LysR family transcriptional regulator, with protein sequence MDVEVAVLRSFVVLADELHFARAAARLHIEQPALSQRIKRLEQRMGVQLFVRNSRNVRLTPAGQEFAVEVADVLRRLDAAVGRAVRTAEGTRGTVRLAYTLSVGYETLPVLLGELERALPDVTVEAVELWESDVLSGVLRRDWDAGLVRYDPDHPDVTALLLRHESLVVAMPETHPLAGQGEVKLAELRGERFVTTPVSLAPGYQALLDEVFDAAGFEPHTVRNTVPGNRIMALQRQKNAVALLPASAGLTHPSGIAFVRVVDDFAHLPVRLVHRRDAEPSVTLFAETLQRAAREQDWLAPFSSR encoded by the coding sequence ATGGACGTCGAGGTGGCGGTGCTGCGGTCGTTCGTCGTGCTCGCCGACGAACTGCACTTCGCCCGCGCCGCCGCGCGCCTTCACATCGAGCAACCCGCGCTCAGCCAGCGGATCAAACGGCTGGAGCAGCGGATGGGCGTGCAGCTGTTCGTCCGGAACAGTCGCAACGTGCGGCTCACCCCGGCCGGGCAGGAGTTCGCCGTCGAGGTGGCCGACGTCCTGCGCCGCCTGGACGCGGCCGTCGGGCGCGCGGTCCGCACCGCCGAGGGCACGCGCGGAACCGTCCGGCTCGCCTACACCCTCAGCGTCGGCTACGAGACGCTGCCGGTGCTGCTCGGCGAGCTGGAACGGGCGCTGCCCGACGTCACCGTCGAGGCGGTCGAACTGTGGGAATCGGACGTGCTCTCCGGTGTGTTGCGCCGGGACTGGGACGCCGGCCTCGTCCGCTACGATCCGGACCATCCGGACGTCACGGCGCTGTTGTTGCGGCACGAGTCGCTGGTCGTGGCCATGCCGGAGACTCATCCGCTCGCGGGACAAGGCGAGGTGAAGCTGGCCGAGCTGCGCGGCGAACGGTTCGTCACCACGCCCGTCTCGCTCGCCCCCGGCTACCAGGCGCTGCTCGACGAGGTCTTCGACGCCGCCGGTTTCGAGCCGCACACGGTGCGCAACACGGTGCCAGGAAACCGGATCATGGCTTTGCAGCGGCAGAAGAACGCCGTGGCGCTGCTGCCCGCCTCGGCTGGACTCACCCATCCCTCCGGTATCGCGTTCGTGCGAGTCGTGGACGACTTCGCCCACCTTCCGGTACGGCTCGTGCACCGGCGAGACGCGGAGCCCTCGGTGACGCTGTTCGCCGAGACACTCCAGCGCGCGGCGCGCGAGCAGGACTGGCTCGCGCCCTTCAGCTCTCGTTGA
- the dapA gene encoding 4-hydroxy-tetrahydrodipicolinate synthase → MADLTTRLRGSIAPLVTPFDAEGGLDLPTLRRLIDHHVEVGSHGVSVTGTTGEPGALVLDERFRMIDAAAEALDGRLPFVPGTGTHQLPDTIEITRRAAEAGADAALVIVPYYARPTQDGLYAWYRDVAEAVDIPILIYNIPSRTGVEIAPETVGRLWREVPNIVGMKEASPDFAHANFVLKETGPDFLLFSGLEALCFPLLAIGGAGFISVTANLVPREIARLYDAVAEGHWDEARELHFRLLDLNDVVLTETNPTAVKWLMSRAGLIGPALRAPLVPLSEQGRRRVGAAAEAWGLLEGAR, encoded by the coding sequence ATGGCTGACTTGACAACCCGCCTTCGTGGCTCGATCGCCCCGCTGGTGACGCCGTTCGACGCGGAAGGTGGCCTCGACCTGCCCACGCTGCGGCGCCTGATCGACCACCACGTCGAGGTCGGCAGCCACGGCGTCTCGGTCACCGGCACCACAGGCGAGCCGGGTGCGCTGGTGCTCGACGAGCGGTTTCGGATGATCGACGCCGCGGCCGAAGCCCTCGACGGCAGGTTGCCGTTCGTCCCGGGGACCGGCACGCACCAGCTGCCTGACACGATCGAGATCACCCGGCGCGCCGCCGAGGCCGGTGCCGACGCCGCGCTGGTGATCGTGCCCTACTACGCCCGGCCCACCCAGGACGGTCTCTACGCGTGGTATCGCGACGTGGCCGAGGCCGTGGACATCCCGATTCTGATCTACAACATTCCCTCCCGCACCGGCGTCGAGATCGCGCCGGAGACGGTGGGCCGACTGTGGCGTGAGGTGCCGAACATCGTCGGCATGAAGGAGGCGAGCCCGGATTTCGCCCACGCCAACTTCGTGCTCAAGGAAACCGGGCCGGATTTCCTGTTGTTCTCAGGGCTTGAGGCGCTGTGCTTCCCGCTGCTGGCCATCGGCGGCGCCGGGTTCATCAGTGTCACCGCGAACCTCGTGCCCAGGGAGATCGCCCGGCTGTACGACGCCGTCGCGGAAGGCCACTGGGACGAGGCGCGCGAGCTGCACTTCCGGCTGCTCGACCTCAACGACGTGGTGCTGACCGAAACCAACCCGACCGCGGTCAAATGGCTGATGTCGCGGGCGGGGCTGATCGGCCCCGCGCTGCGCGCGCCGCTCGTGCCCCTCTCGGAGCAGGGCAGGCGCCGGGTCGGCGCGGCGGCCGAGGCGTGGGGTCTGCTGGAGGGCGCGCGATGA
- a CDS encoding bifunctional 4-hydroxy-2-oxoglutarate aldolase/2-dehydro-3-deoxy-phosphogluconate aldolase, with product MANDVLSRVLEHRAMVIYRGQSRRQCLELTELLYAQGIRLFEVTLNAGEPFAAISALREKYGDDMPVGAGTVMTRDDVSRAAEAGARFIVCPHVDEVVIERAKELGLGVIPGAFTATEVVRAARLGADLVKVFPIAPVGADYIRQLKGPLPEVPMLATGGVGPDLARECLDAGCAGVGVGVQLLGDLADTTALTEQARRLVATAR from the coding sequence ATGGCCAACGACGTCCTGAGCAGGGTGCTTGAGCACCGCGCGATGGTGATCTACAGAGGACAGTCGCGGCGGCAGTGCCTCGAACTCACCGAGCTGCTGTACGCGCAAGGAATCCGTCTTTTCGAGGTGACGCTCAACGCGGGCGAGCCGTTCGCCGCGATCTCGGCGCTGCGCGAGAAGTACGGCGACGACATGCCGGTCGGGGCGGGCACCGTGATGACCCGCGACGACGTATCCCGCGCCGCCGAAGCGGGCGCGCGCTTCATCGTCTGCCCGCATGTGGACGAGGTCGTGATCGAGCGCGCCAAGGAACTCGGCCTCGGAGTGATCCCCGGCGCGTTCACCGCCACCGAGGTCGTCCGCGCTGCCCGGCTCGGCGCCGACCTGGTCAAGGTGTTCCCGATCGCTCCGGTCGGAGCGGACTACATACGTCAGCTCAAGGGCCCGCTGCCCGAGGTGCCGATGCTTGCCACGGGCGGTGTCGGACCGGACCTGGCGCGCGAATGCCTCGACGCGGGCTGCGCGGGCGTCGGCGTCGGGGTCCAGTTGCTCGGCGACCTCGCCGACACCACCGCGCTCACCGAGCAGGCTCGCCGCCTCGTGGCCACGGCCCGCTAG